Proteins encoded within one genomic window of Lemur catta isolate mLemCat1 chromosome 23, mLemCat1.pri, whole genome shotgun sequence:
- the KISS1 gene encoding metastasis-suppressor KiSS-1 — MNCLVSWHLLLFLCATSLADPLEKAAPVENPRPTGQRLRPQALPAPWEQSARCAERRPAAAALSPRGAPLCPPPESSAGPQRPGPCAPRSRLIPAPRGAVLVQREKDLSAYNWNSFGLRYGKRQAAPGGRGRRWRQ, encoded by the exons ATGAACTGCTTGGTTTCTTGGCACCTACTGCTTTTCCTCTGTGCCACCTCCTTGGCGGATCCATTGGAAAAGGCGGCACCTGTGGAGAATCCTAGACCCACAG GCCAGCGGCTGCGACCCCAGGCCCTCCCGGCCCCCTGGGAGCAGAGCGCGCGGTGCGCGGAGAGGAGGCCCGCGGCCGCCGCCCTGAGCCCTCGCGGGGCCCCGCTGTGCCCGCCGCCTGAGAGCTCCGCGGGGCCCCAGCGGCCCGGCCCGTGCGCCCCCCGCAGCCGCCTGATCCCCGCGCCCCGGGGCGCGGTGCTGGTGCAGCGGGAGAAGGACCTGTCTGCCTACAACTGGAACTCCTTCGGCCTGCGCTACGGCAAGCGGCAGGCCGCCCCGGGGGGCCGAGGGCGCAGGTGGCGCCAATGA